A genome region from Ligilactobacillus cholophilus includes the following:
- a CDS encoding alpha-keto acid decarboxylase family protein codes for MKKVTVIDYLIQRLHEVGIDDIFGVPGDYNLSFLDDVEKSDVVNWVGDCNELNAAYAADGYARKKGAGALITTFDVGELSALNGIAGSFAEHVPVIAITGAPTTKVQENKMLMHHTDATGNFKRSYRAYKQFTETQALLGFENAGVEIDRAITTAIIKRRPVYISLPLDVAHSMIAAPSAPLNLTVQNTDHTKRVAKRLIDELKQAKRPVILAGNEIMTFRAKEAFEKLINKTHIPVATLLLGKSSINEENPYFIGTYYPNYGDKRVLNYVDQSDLVIVFGSKLIDVNTGSFTQCFTQKDTVILNGDNTDFFGVKSRGVNINNLIKDVYAKNFVFDFDSTGLQNVRPDVKYEDNDAKELNLEQYMYAFKNFMQDNDTIYTETGTSQYGLSFMNLKKGVDFEAQPLWGSIGYTLPAVLGSQIADPEGRHILSIGDGSAQMTIQELSLIQRHHLKPIIFLVDNSGYTIERVIHGPHAQYNNIASWDYTKIPAALGITKETMDINVATTKKEMLEIMKKIADDHSKAHFVIIKTKPLDAPELVKKIGKSMSLIDKSHFYEED; via the coding sequence ATGAAAAAAGTCACAGTTATTGATTATTTAATTCAACGATTACACGAAGTGGGAATTGATGATATTTTTGGAGTTCCTGGGGATTACAACTTATCATTTCTAGATGACGTTGAAAAAAGTGATGTTGTTAACTGGGTTGGTGATTGTAATGAATTGAATGCGGCTTATGCTGCTGATGGTTACGCACGAAAGAAAGGTGCAGGAGCTTTAATTACAACATTTGATGTTGGAGAATTAAGTGCTTTAAATGGAATTGCCGGAAGTTTTGCTGAACATGTTCCAGTAATTGCAATTACCGGTGCACCAACAACAAAAGTACAAGAAAACAAAATGTTAATGCACCACACAGATGCAACTGGTAATTTTAAACGCTCATATCGTGCTTATAAACAATTTACTGAAACACAAGCCTTATTAGGTTTTGAAAATGCAGGGGTAGAAATTGACCGTGCAATTACAACAGCTATCATAAAAAGACGTCCTGTATATATTTCATTACCGTTAGATGTTGCTCATAGTATGATTGCTGCTCCAAGTGCACCTTTAAATTTAACAGTGCAAAATACAGATCATACCAAACGTGTAGCTAAGAGATTGATTGATGAATTAAAACAAGCTAAACGTCCAGTAATCTTAGCTGGAAATGAAATTATGACATTCAGAGCTAAAGAAGCATTTGAAAAATTAATTAATAAGACACATATTCCAGTTGCAACTTTGTTACTTGGAAAATCATCAATTAATGAAGAAAATCCATACTTTATTGGAACATATTATCCTAATTATGGTGATAAGAGAGTACTAAATTACGTTGATCAGAGTGATTTAGTAATTGTCTTTGGTAGTAAATTAATCGATGTGAATACTGGTAGTTTCACTCAATGTTTTACACAAAAAGATACGGTTATTCTCAATGGAGACAATACTGACTTCTTTGGTGTGAAGAGCCGAGGAGTAAATATTAATAACTTAATTAAAGATGTTTATGCAAAGAATTTTGTTTTTGATTTTGACAGCACAGGTTTACAAAATGTTCGTCCAGATGTTAAATATGAGGACAATGATGCTAAAGAATTAAATCTAGAGCAATATATGTATGCATTTAAAAACTTTATGCAAGATAATGATACAATTTACACTGAAACAGGAACTTCACAATATGGCTTGTCCTTTATGAACCTAAAAAAGGGTGTTGATTTTGAAGCTCAACCTTTATGGGGATCAATTGGATATACACTTCCAGCTGTTTTAGGAAGTCAAATTGCTGATCCTGAAGGACGGCATATACTATCAATTGGTGACGGCTCTGCTCAAATGACAATTCAAGAATTAAGTCTAATTCAAAGACATCATTTAAAACCAATCATCTTTTTAGTTGATAATAGTGGTTATACAATTGAACGTGTAATTCATGGTCCTCACGCTCAATATAATAATATTGCAAGTTGGGATTATACAAAGATTCCAGCAGCTTTAGGCATTACTAAAGAAACCATGGACATTAATGTCGCTACAACTAAAAAAGAAATGCTTGAAATTATGAAAAAAATTGCTGATGATCACAGTAAAGCACATTTTGTTATCATCAAAACTAAACCATTAGATGCTCCTGAATTAGTAAAGAAAATTGGAAAATCAATGAGTTTAATTGATAAGTCACACTTTTATGAAGAAGATTAA
- a CDS encoding class A sortase, producing MKKKILLYIKRSTIIFALIAGFVMTFNQPLTNFFIESYHPIIYKDNKTSQNKIPYKWDDVKPINLFTVIKARIYHPEIHVIGGIYNEKLGLNVPIAEGVNNSIYALCAGTLKPNQKFGEGNFTLAAHNVPTSKNALFTPLYKKAKIGDILYVTNFNKVYSYRIYAKSTISAYNQTIFQNSKFSKLTLITCSDSNNTKRIVFQAKLVNTKSYNDVSKSSRAFLDAKYTVRYSRWDMLCLNPWDSSFKEKNLINK from the coding sequence ATGAAAAAGAAAATTTTACTTTATATTAAAAGGTCTACTATTATTTTTGCTCTTATTGCAGGGTTCGTAATGACATTCAATCAACCTTTAACTAATTTTTTTATTGAGAGTTATCATCCTATAATTTATAAAGATAATAAGACTTCTCAAAATAAAATTCCTTATAAATGGGATGATGTAAAACCTATAAATCTTTTTACTGTTATTAAAGCACGGATTTATCATCCTGAAATACATGTTATCGGTGGAATATATAATGAAAAATTAGGCCTTAATGTTCCAATTGCAGAAGGCGTTAATAATTCTATTTATGCTTTATGTGCAGGAACTTTAAAGCCTAATCAAAAATTTGGCGAGGGAAACTTTACCCTTGCTGCTCATAATGTTCCTACAAGTAAGAATGCTTTATTTACACCATTGTATAAGAAAGCAAAAATTGGTGATATCTTATATGTAACCAATTTTAATAAAGTTTATAGCTATCGAATATATGCTAAATCTACTATTTCTGCTTATAATCAAACTATTTTTCAAAATAGCAAATTCTCTAAACTCACATTGATTACATGTAGTGATTCAAACAACACAAAACGAATTGTTTTTCAAGCAAAACTAGTTAATACTAAAAGTTATAATGACGTTTCTAAATCATCTCGAGCTTTTTTAGATGCAAAATATACTGTTAGATATTCTCGTTGGGATATGCTGTGCCTAAATCCCTGGGATTCTTCTTTTAAAGAAAAAAACCTTATTAATAAATAA